From one Bradyrhizobium sp. Ash2021 genomic stretch:
- a CDS encoding DedA family protein, translating to MDLASFSSFLIRLIQVHGPWIISVVVALESAGVPLPGETILVAAALLAAATNQIDIAVVVAAAAAGAIVGDAIGYMVGRRFGMPLLRKYGRYIRLDENRLLIGRYLFFRYGNAVVFFGRFIAVLRMFAALLAGANGMPAGRFFFFNVTGGICWACLFGFGSHAVGTEIYKISETLSLVSLGLFIGAGSALSIIIRRYEIVLLRRAERALPVLRKRCGANPDAET from the coding sequence ATGGACCTTGCCTCTTTCTCGAGCTTTCTGATTCGCTTGATCCAGGTCCATGGACCCTGGATCATTTCCGTCGTTGTTGCGCTCGAAAGCGCGGGCGTGCCCCTTCCCGGAGAGACGATCCTTGTTGCCGCTGCTCTCCTGGCCGCCGCCACCAATCAGATCGATATCGCTGTCGTTGTAGCCGCGGCCGCTGCAGGTGCGATCGTTGGAGACGCGATCGGATATATGGTCGGGCGCCGCTTCGGAATGCCGCTTCTTCGCAAATACGGGCGGTACATTCGTCTCGATGAAAACCGATTGCTGATCGGTCGATATTTGTTTTTTCGGTATGGGAACGCTGTCGTGTTTTTTGGCCGCTTTATCGCGGTGCTACGCATGTTTGCAGCTTTGCTTGCTGGCGCAAATGGCATGCCGGCGGGCCGCTTTTTCTTCTTCAACGTGACCGGGGGCATTTGCTGGGCGTGTCTCTTCGGTTTCGGTTCCCACGCTGTCGGAACCGAAATCTATAAGATTTCTGAAACGCTGAGCCTAGTGTCACTGGGATTGTTTATTGGCGCTGGATCCGCGCTTTCGATCATCATTCGGCGATATGAAATTGTGCTTCTTCGCCGGGCCGAGCGCGCGCTGCCGGTGCTCCGCAAACGGTGCGGCGCTAACCCTGATGCGGAAACCTGA
- a CDS encoding NUDIX hydrolase — MAKSSKLVAAKRGRVLLVRRKRDGLWMFPGGRKRARESDKDCLRREIKEELPKLKLGSLRLWKDVRTRNRRSGRKMSDAIFVAAKASGRLTIGDKKEIDRAIWRRPRGIRLTPTSRYIRDKLFPKSNLAAAYSN; from the coding sequence ATGGCGAAATCCTCGAAACTGGTGGCTGCGAAACGCGGACGGGTGCTGCTCGTAAGACGAAAGCGCGATGGACTTTGGATGTTTCCCGGAGGGCGCAAACGCGCGCGAGAAAGCGACAAGGATTGCCTGCGCCGGGAGATCAAAGAAGAGCTTCCGAAACTCAAGCTTGGAAGTCTCAGGCTTTGGAAGGATGTTAGAACCAGGAACCGCCGTTCGGGTCGGAAAATGAGTGACGCGATCTTCGTCGCAGCAAAAGCGTCCGGTCGCCTGACAATCGGCGACAAAAAAGAAATCGATAGGGCAATCTGGCGCAGGCCACGCGGCATTCGTCTGACGCCAACGTCGCGCTACATCAGGGATAAACTCTTCCCAAAATCAAATTTGGCCGCTGCGTATTCAAATTAG
- a CDS encoding S41 family peptidase yields MKKVINSAPSRRHFLRLTSMAAASALAPTVLRAEQREAADSATSQPVSARIATFEEIWRTVRDRFYDPHLHGLDWSAVRERYLPDATQASSEEALASVINSMLSELHASHTRYYTPYEPEYYQLSDIFAGALRRRGLERAFPGGRISYPGIGVLSHLDMQGRSMNTGVIEGTPAQQAGLFAGDMIVFADSAPFQPVQSFRDKIGMDVVLGLRRAGAFTQISVTPVDIEPNKMFLDGLKASARIIPANGRRIGYVHVWCYAGSVYQRTLEHLLSHGPLNDADALIWDLRDGWGGAIPEYLDLFNTRAPTMQVTDRNGASELENVKWRKPVAMLVNGGTRSGKEILAYGFKKYRLGEVIGSRTEGAVLAATAFLIGGGLLLLAVADVQVDGERLEGVGVAPTIEVQADPASMGPGDPQLNRAIAALSGA; encoded by the coding sequence ATGAAGAAGGTAATCAACTCGGCACCGTCGCGCCGCCACTTTTTGCGGCTAACATCAATGGCCGCGGCATCAGCCCTGGCTCCAACGGTTTTGCGGGCCGAGCAGCGAGAAGCAGCGGATTCGGCGACATCCCAGCCCGTATCCGCACGCATCGCCACGTTCGAGGAGATATGGCGGACCGTGCGAGACCGGTTCTACGATCCGCACCTACACGGGCTCGATTGGTCGGCGGTCCGGGAACGTTACTTGCCGGACGCCACACAGGCGAGCTCCGAAGAGGCGCTGGCCAGCGTCATTAATAGCATGCTCTCTGAGCTGCATGCTTCGCACACCCGCTACTACACACCGTACGAACCAGAATACTACCAGCTTTCCGATATCTTTGCTGGTGCGCTAAGGCGGCGCGGACTGGAACGCGCTTTTCCGGGTGGCCGTATCTCCTATCCCGGCATTGGCGTCCTCTCGCATCTCGACATGCAGGGCCGCAGCATGAATACCGGTGTCATAGAAGGCACGCCGGCCCAACAAGCCGGCCTGTTCGCTGGCGATATGATCGTCTTCGCCGACAGTGCACCGTTTCAGCCGGTACAGTCATTCCGTGACAAAATTGGCATGGACGTCGTGCTGGGCCTGCGTCGTGCCGGCGCGTTTACGCAAATATCGGTTACCCCGGTTGATATTGAGCCCAACAAAATGTTCTTGGACGGCCTGAAGGCCAGCGCCCGTATAATACCGGCCAACGGCCGACGCATCGGCTATGTTCATGTCTGGTGCTACGCTGGCTCCGTGTATCAGCGGACGCTCGAGCATCTTCTATCGCATGGTCCGCTGAACGACGCCGACGCGCTGATCTGGGACCTGCGCGATGGCTGGGGCGGCGCGATCCCCGAGTATCTTGATTTGTTCAACACGCGAGCGCCGACGATGCAGGTCACTGATCGCAATGGCGCCAGCGAACTCGAGAACGTGAAGTGGCGCAAGCCTGTCGCCATGCTTGTCAACGGTGGCACCCGCAGCGGCAAGGAGATCCTTGCCTATGGCTTCAAGAAATATCGGCTTGGCGAGGTCATCGGTAGCCGGACCGAGGGAGCTGTCCTCGCTGCGACGGCATTCCTCATTGGCGGCGGCTTGCTGTTGCTCGCGGTCGCGGACGTGCAGGTCGACGGCGAGCGACTGGAAGGCGTTGGCGTCGCACCCACGATCGAGGTCCAAGCTGACCCGGCCTCCATGGGTCCAGGTGATCCTCAACTCAATCGTGCAATCGCGGCCCTATCCGGGGCCTGA
- a CDS encoding acyl-CoA dehydrogenase family protein, which translates to MAIDFRLTTEQQNLRETARDFAQNVLAPLVPDADATRDPHEAFAKTKPAYVESYKLGFAMGFLPKEYGGGSVSNLDLQLVAEEICAVDPGFATTLLVNGLGLMNVAWFGTDAEKEKWLRPACTDAKGEYLAGWVVSEAGGRPGGTANFDAPQPSPVGIGLTAELTNGEYVLNGRKYWPCNAGGWDKQGADVNVCIVRTDKTKGGKEGLSAIMVPRGAPGFRVEKVIDTMGHRLCQNNSLVFDNVRVPEENIISGTKGNGDLVISKAFTWSGPVAAIAAVGVARAAYEYTLEWAKGHTAGGAQPIMQHQHVGYLLSDVAMKIEAARYLSWKSAQYLDLYDSEGHVPGAWSKIFGGETCVEVVYTCMRIMGVNSYDRSHPLEKYMREALCFPIYDAGNIGMQRRKIHGVMAHDSFDPRAFVDNKAMVFSKDMEGLDTSPNLVETGTPPEPHRVAA; encoded by the coding sequence ATGGCCATCGATTTCAGGCTGACGACAGAACAGCAGAATCTGCGGGAGACCGCGCGTGACTTCGCGCAGAACGTGCTCGCACCGCTGGTTCCCGATGCAGATGCAACGCGCGACCCGCATGAGGCCTTCGCCAAGACCAAGCCGGCTTACGTCGAGTCTTATAAGCTTGGGTTCGCCATGGGATTCCTTCCCAAGGAGTACGGTGGCGGCAGCGTCAGCAACCTCGACCTCCAGCTGGTCGCCGAGGAGATTTGCGCCGTCGACCCGGGCTTCGCGACGACGCTCCTGGTCAATGGTTTGGGCCTTATGAACGTCGCTTGGTTTGGCACCGATGCCGAAAAGGAGAAGTGGCTTCGGCCGGCCTGCACGGATGCGAAGGGAGAGTATCTTGCCGGCTGGGTGGTAAGCGAGGCAGGGGGCCGTCCCGGCGGCACCGCAAATTTCGATGCACCACAGCCGTCGCCCGTAGGCATCGGTCTCACCGCCGAGCTGACGAACGGCGAGTACGTGCTGAATGGACGCAAATACTGGCCGTGCAATGCCGGCGGGTGGGACAAACAGGGCGCCGACGTCAACGTATGCATCGTCAGGACGGACAAGACGAAGGGCGGCAAGGAGGGTCTGAGCGCAATCATGGTCCCGAGAGGCGCGCCGGGCTTCCGCGTCGAGAAGGTCATCGACACGATGGGCCATCGCCTCTGTCAGAACAATTCGCTCGTGTTCGACAACGTGCGTGTTCCCGAAGAGAACATCATTTCCGGCACGAAAGGCAACGGCGACCTCGTCATCAGCAAGGCCTTCACATGGTCGGGCCCGGTCGCGGCGATCGCCGCAGTCGGTGTCGCCAGAGCCGCCTACGAATACACCCTCGAATGGGCCAAGGGTCACACAGCAGGTGGTGCTCAGCCGATCATGCAACACCAGCATGTGGGTTATCTGCTGTCGGATGTGGCTATGAAGATAGAGGCTGCGCGCTATCTCTCCTGGAAATCGGCCCAATACCTCGATCTCTATGACAGCGAGGGCCATGTCCCAGGCGCCTGGTCGAAGATTTTCGGCGGGGAGACCTGTGTCGAGGTCGTATACACGTGCATGCGTATCATGGGCGTCAACAGCTACGATAGGAGCCATCCGCTCGAGAAATATATGCGTGAGGCCCTGTGCTTCCCGATCTACGACGCCGGCAACATCGGCATGCAGCGTCGTAAGATTCATGGCGTGATGGCCCACGATTCATTCGACCCGCGCGCCTTCGTCGACAACAAGGCGATGGTCTTCTCGAAGGATATGGAAGGATTGGACACGTCCCCGAACCTGGTCGAAACGGGGACGCCTCCGGAGCCGCACAGAGTGGCGGCCTAG